From Ancylobacter pratisalsi, one genomic window encodes:
- a CDS encoding outer membrane protein, whose protein sequence is MKTVKWLCAAGLVAAGMLPYSGAQAADPAATPAPAESLVPASAFFVGGGGSFNSTRFTDQTLYAQGVSTIYLGGVEIGDGYAGGPMTPNFDSSNDFSGMLQFGYFRHFTGTDWLWGAKVTYNYIGAESEIEPVIVPQVGAFTGPSPGTFEGNVVARSYSTRVNNQFALVPFLGRSFDKGFFYFGAGPTLSRVEYAFNDVVGFADLSGVHYDITGWSDSYSSTSWVWGGEVVIGATYFLTPDWFVDASYTYSTTEKTSKGYSGPFATETRTGYTDTGVLSGSFTGRSNTQTFMVSINRAF, encoded by the coding sequence ATGAAAACCGTGAAATGGCTGTGCGCGGCCGGGCTGGTGGCTGCGGGAATGCTGCCGTATTCCGGCGCGCAGGCGGCCGACCCGGCTGCCACACCGGCACCGGCTGAATCCCTGGTTCCGGCGAGCGCTTTCTTCGTCGGCGGCGGCGGCAGCTTCAATTCGACCCGCTTCACCGACCAGACACTTTACGCACAGGGCGTCTCGACGATCTATCTGGGCGGTGTGGAGATCGGCGATGGCTATGCCGGCGGGCCGATGACGCCGAACTTCGACAGCTCGAACGATTTCAGCGGCATGCTGCAGTTCGGCTATTTCCGGCACTTCACCGGCACCGACTGGCTCTGGGGCGCCAAGGTGACCTACAACTATATCGGTGCGGAGTCCGAGATCGAGCCGGTGATCGTGCCGCAGGTCGGCGCCTTTACCGGGCCGTCGCCGGGCACTTTCGAGGGCAACGTGGTCGCCCGTTCCTATTCTACGCGCGTCAACAACCAGTTCGCGCTGGTTCCCTTTCTCGGTCGCTCGTTCGACAAGGGCTTCTTCTACTTCGGCGCCGGCCCCACGCTGTCGCGCGTGGAATACGCCTTCAACGATGTCGTGGGCTTCGCCGATCTCAGCGGCGTGCACTATGACATCACCGGATGGTCGGACAGCTATTCCAGCACGAGCTGGGTCTGGGGCGGCGAGGTCGTGATCGGCGCGACCTATTTCCTGACGCCGGACTGGTTCGTCGACGCCAGCTACACCTATTCCACCACGGAAAAGACCAGCAAGGGCTATTCCGGCCCGTTCGCTACCGAGACGCGCACGGGTTACACCGATACCGGCGTGCTGAGCGGCAGCTTCACCGGTCGTTCCAACACCCAGACCTTCATGGTCTCGATCAACCGGGCATTCTGA
- a CDS encoding PP2C family protein-serine/threonine phosphatase, whose amino-acid sequence MADQNPQILVVDDVAENRDLLIRRMRRLGFTRIDEAADGVQALAAIGQTSYDLVLLDIMMPELDGFGVLDALRSDGRINDIPVIVISALNEIEPVVRCIELGADDFLFKPFNPTLLRARVLATLEKKALRDQTRDELKRKLVELNEARTLQLSLVPPAFDAAFGGRRLGIDVLLEPAKEVGGDLVDYFPVGDALMVLVIGDVSDKGAAAALMMARTYSIFRALSGRPDAVDLFADPAKAVDLANDALARANPGCMFVTLLLASVHVSSGRLSYVRAGHVPPYLRGTDGNVQRLSGAGGPALGVVEGFAYRSAEIGLAPGDRLLTVTDGFTEAQNAAQELFGEERVGAFLARGGVPAGNTLGTLAAEVRVFEAGQPAFDDMAAILLSYDAPEA is encoded by the coding sequence ATGGCAGACCAGAACCCGCAGATTCTGGTGGTCGACGATGTCGCCGAGAATCGTGACCTGCTTATCCGTCGGATGCGGCGGCTCGGTTTCACGCGCATCGACGAGGCCGCGGACGGGGTCCAGGCGCTCGCAGCCATCGGGCAGACGTCCTACGATCTTGTGCTGCTCGACATCATGATGCCGGAGCTGGACGGTTTCGGTGTGCTTGACGCGCTGCGCAGCGACGGGCGGATCAATGACATACCGGTGATCGTGATCTCCGCGCTCAACGAGATCGAGCCGGTGGTGCGCTGCATCGAGCTGGGCGCCGACGATTTCCTGTTCAAGCCATTCAACCCGACGCTGCTGCGCGCCCGCGTGCTCGCCACGCTGGAGAAGAAGGCGCTACGGGACCAGACGCGCGACGAGCTGAAGCGCAAGCTGGTGGAGCTGAACGAGGCGCGCACCCTGCAGCTTTCGCTCGTTCCGCCTGCCTTCGACGCCGCCTTCGGCGGGCGGCGGCTCGGTATCGACGTGCTGCTGGAGCCGGCGAAGGAAGTGGGCGGCGACCTGGTCGACTACTTCCCTGTCGGCGACGCGCTGATGGTTCTGGTGATCGGCGACGTTTCCGACAAGGGCGCGGCGGCGGCGCTGATGATGGCGCGCACCTATTCGATTTTCCGCGCCCTGTCCGGCCGTCCCGATGCGGTCGACCTCTTCGCCGATCCGGCGAAGGCGGTGGATCTTGCCAATGATGCGCTGGCACGGGCCAATCCCGGCTGCATGTTCGTCACCCTGCTGCTGGCGAGCGTGCATGTGTCGAGCGGGCGGCTGTCCTATGTGCGCGCGGGGCATGTGCCGCCCTATCTGCGCGGCACCGACGGGAATGTGCAGCGGCTGTCCGGGGCCGGCGGGCCCGCGCTCGGCGTGGTGGAGGGGTTCGCCTACCGCTCGGCCGAGATCGGGCTGGCGCCGGGCGACAGGCTGCTGACCGTGACGGATGGTTTCACCGAGGCCCAGAACGCGGCCCAGGAACTGTTCGGCGAGGAGCGGGTAGGCGCCTTCCTGGCGAGGGGAGGCGTGCCGGCCGGCAACACGCTGGGCACGCTCGCGGCCGAGGTGCGGGTCTTCGAGGCTGGGCAGCCGGCCTTTGACGACATGGCCGCGATCCTGCTCAGCTATGACGCGCCGGAAGCCTAG
- a CDS encoding response regulator produces MPENALDQTQAGREATLLRATLENMSQGVAMYDADHRLVTWNTLFCEYLDMPAEFLGSEHTFEDYIRYLGSRGEFGDVDIETALAKRVAQLDKSHSFERTRPDGTILEVRRDPVPGGGFIAIYTDITQRKIAEMKLREDEEQLRAIDSAAPVGVLIMDIATHTVRHANGCFARLIGRQAGELIDRPVAALFAEPAKGAELTDVLLTPLTEGREFYLPRADGTEICTMVSHEPLEFRGSSAVIATFVDISDRVRMEQQLREAKEAAESASRVKSAFLANMSHELRTPLNAIIGYSEILSEDAADEGNTAMVADLDKIQGAGKHLLGLINDILDLSKIEAGRMDVYLEQVFLARMVDEVKTIVGPMMAKNENRFVIDCPIDIGSLRTDVTKLKQSLINLLSNAAKFTKNGEVALHLSRHQGEEGPVIRFDVTDSGIGMNDEQMGRLFQAFTQADSSTTRNFGGTGLGLTITKHFAAMLGGTIAVRSTPGEGSTFTIELPLERDAAAAVDLPDIDSAAPADPGAITVLVVDDDPAVHEVLAATLGKEGYVLRHARDGVEALNIMRHDPPDIVTLDVMMPKIDGWSVLGIMKSEPALEHIPVIMLTIVDDRNLGYSLGAAEYMTKPVDRQRLIALIHKFAPGDDHSVLVVDDDPQVRAMVSKTIEGVGLHPIEAANGQKALDWLYAHPRPSLVLLDLMMPEMDGFSFLEHVRGKPEFDDLPIVVLTAKELTEDERSFLARNTLLILSKSAQPLGTLGAALANIAGHGTPARPAGR; encoded by the coding sequence ATGCCGGAGAATGCTCTGGACCAGACGCAGGCGGGCCGCGAGGCCACGCTGCTGCGCGCCACGCTCGAGAACATGTCCCAGGGTGTCGCCATGTACGACGCCGACCACCGGCTGGTGACGTGGAACACGCTGTTCTGCGAGTATCTCGACATGCCGGCCGAGTTTCTCGGCTCCGAGCACACCTTCGAGGACTACATCCGCTATCTCGGCTCGCGCGGCGAATTCGGCGACGTCGACATCGAGACCGCGCTCGCCAAGCGCGTCGCCCAGCTCGACAAATCCCACTCCTTCGAGCGCACCCGTCCCGACGGGACGATTCTGGAGGTGCGGCGCGACCCGGTGCCGGGCGGCGGCTTCATCGCCATCTATACCGACATCACCCAGCGCAAGATCGCGGAGATGAAGCTGCGCGAGGACGAGGAGCAACTGCGCGCCATCGATTCCGCCGCGCCCGTGGGCGTGCTCATCATGGATATCGCCACGCACACCGTGCGCCATGCCAATGGCTGCTTCGCCCGGCTGATCGGGCGCCAGGCGGGCGAACTGATCGATCGGCCCGTCGCCGCGCTGTTCGCCGAGCCGGCGAAAGGCGCCGAGCTGACGGACGTACTGCTGACGCCGCTCACCGAAGGCCGGGAATTCTACCTGCCGCGGGCCGATGGCACCGAGATCTGCACCATGGTCTCGCACGAACCGCTGGAATTCCGGGGTTCCAGCGCTGTCATCGCCACCTTCGTCGACATCTCCGACCGCGTGCGCATGGAGCAGCAACTGCGCGAGGCGAAGGAAGCCGCCGAATCCGCGAGCCGGGTGAAGTCCGCTTTCCTCGCCAATATGAGCCACGAGCTGCGCACACCGCTCAACGCCATCATCGGCTATAGCGAGATCCTGTCGGAGGACGCGGCCGACGAGGGCAACACCGCCATGGTGGCCGACCTCGACAAGATACAGGGCGCCGGCAAGCATCTGCTCGGGCTGATCAACGACATCCTCGACCTGTCCAAGATCGAGGCCGGGCGCATGGATGTCTATCTGGAGCAGGTGTTCCTCGCGCGCATGGTCGACGAGGTGAAGACCATCGTCGGGCCGATGATGGCCAAGAACGAGAACCGCTTCGTCATCGACTGTCCGATCGATATCGGTTCACTGCGCACCGATGTGACCAAGCTCAAGCAGAGCCTCATCAATCTGCTCAGCAATGCCGCCAAGTTCACCAAGAATGGCGAAGTGGCGCTGCATCTGTCGCGCCATCAGGGCGAGGAGGGTCCGGTGATCCGCTTCGACGTGACCGACAGCGGCATCGGCATGAATGACGAGCAGATGGGGCGGCTGTTCCAGGCCTTCACCCAGGCGGATTCCTCCACCACGCGCAATTTCGGCGGCACCGGCCTCGGGCTGACCATCACCAAGCACTTTGCCGCCATGCTGGGGGGCACCATTGCGGTGCGCAGCACGCCCGGCGAGGGATCGACCTTCACCATCGAGCTGCCGTTGGAGCGCGACGCGGCGGCGGCCGTCGACCTGCCGGACATCGACAGCGCCGCGCCCGCGGATCCCGGCGCCATCACGGTGCTGGTGGTGGATGACGACCCTGCGGTGCACGAGGTGCTGGCGGCGACGCTGGGCAAGGAGGGCTATGTGCTGCGCCACGCGCGCGATGGCGTCGAGGCGCTGAACATCATGCGTCACGATCCGCCGGACATCGTGACGCTCGACGTGATGATGCCGAAGATCGACGGTTGGTCCGTGCTCGGCATCATGAAGTCCGAGCCGGCGCTGGAGCATATCCCGGTGATCATGCTCACCATCGTCGATGACCGTAACCTCGGCTATTCGCTCGGCGCGGCGGAATACATGACCAAGCCGGTCGACCGGCAGCGTTTGATCGCGCTGATCCACAAATTTGCGCCGGGCGACGACCATTCGGTGCTGGTGGTCGACGACGATCCGCAGGTGCGGGCCATGGTGAGCAAGACCATTGAGGGCGTGGGCCTGCACCCCATCGAGGCGGCGAACGGCCAGAAGGCGCTCGACTGGCTGTACGCCCATCCGCGTCCCTCTCTGGTGCTGCTGGACCTGATGATGCCGGAGATGGACGGCTTCAGCTTTCTCGAGCATGTGCGCGGCAAGCCGGAATTCGACGACCTTCCCATCGTGGTGCTGACGGCCAAGGAACTGACCGAGGACGAGCGCAGCTTCCTCGCCCGCAACACTCTGCTCATTCTCAGCAAGAGCGCACAGCCGCTCGGCACGCTCGGCGCCGCACTGGCGAACATCGCCGGGCACGGAACGCCGGCGCGGCCGGCAGGGCGATAG